AATCTTAGACTTCGAAGTCATGACAATCCCAAAAAGTGTTCCTAGTAAAAGGGACAGAAGAACCGAGACGATGGAAATTCCAATAGTTACGCCTAAACCTTGTAAGATACGTAGGAAATTATTCCCCTGAAGAAGAACCTGAAAGCCCGAATCCTGCATAGCGTAACCTCCTTTCAATCCAACTAAAGACTAGAGAAATCGGCAGCAACATCAAGAGATAAGCCACCACCAACATGCCTAGAGCCACATCCGTTTCGTAGTAAAGACCAATCAAATCCTTGGCCACATACATCAGATCCGCCAAGGCTACCGCTGAGAATACTGACGTTTCCTTGATAAGGAAGATGACGTTAGCACTAAATGACGGAAGCGCCACAGCCACTGCCTGAGGAAGGACCACATAGCGAAAGACTTGGAATGGCGTCAAACCAATAGACAACCCCACTTCATGCTGGGTCTGACTAACAGCCTCTAGGCCACTTCGGAAGGACTCCGCCATATAGGAACCACCCAAGAAAATCAAACCTACCACAGCACAAGCCTCTGACGATAGAACCAAACCTATACGAGGCAAGCCAAAGTAGAGAAAGAAAAGCTGAATCAAGAGCGGCGTATTACGAGATAACTCAATATAAGCCGTCGAAAGCTGACTCAAAATCGGCACTCGGTAATGACGAATAACACTCACCACCAAGCCCAAAAGGAAGGAACCAAGAATCCCCAGAACGGCAATATGTAAAGTTAAAAAGAATGCCTTCTGATAAAAGGGCAAATACTGTTGAACAATGGACCAGTCCAAAACTTACCTCCTCATTTAAGATACAAAAGGCGTGTAAAATTTCGTCAACACTTGCTGACTGCCATCTACTTCTAGCCCTTTGACCTTCACTCGCCTCTGATAATCATCGCGATACGCAAATCTTCATCAAACACGAACGAGTTGCTTTATTTCATTTGAAACGTTAGATTTATTCTACCACCTGTTAGATTATTTGGATAATATGTATTTTTTATCGAGGTGATAAAGAAAAGATATAAATAAAATCTGGATTTCTGTAAAGAAAAAAACACCTCAGTCTCAGAGATTTCTCCAAGACTAAGATGTTTGTGTTCTAAATCATATTTCTTAAATCAAATGGCTTTCACGTTTATCAAACATTTCTTGTCCCAAGTCTACCAATTCCTTGATAAGGTCTGAGTAAGAAAGTCCCATATTTTCCCAAAGAAGTGGGTACATTGACCATTGGGTGAAACCTGGCATGGTGTTGAGCTCGTTAAGGTAGATGGCTCCATCCTCTGTCAGGAAGAAATCACAGCGGGCAAGACCACAACCACCGAGAGCACGGAAGGCCTTAGCCGCATAGGCACGCATTTGTGTCATGACTTCTGCAGGCACGTGAGCTGGGATGTCCATGGTAATCTTATTGTCAATGTACTTGGCTTGGTAGTCATAGAAAGCCACATCTTTGACTACTTCACCTGGATCAGTCGTTTTGACATTTGTATTGCCAAGGATACCAACCTCGATTTCTCGGGCAACCACACCTTGCTCAATCAAGATACGACTATCATATTTGAGAGCCAAATCAATCGCTGCACGAAGCTCTGCTTCATTTTCAGCTTTAGAAATCCCAACAGATGACCCCATGTTAGCAGGTTTGACAAACACTGGGAAGGTCAATTTTTCAAGCGTTTCAGCTACTGCTACTTCCAAATCTTCACCCTCGATGAAGACTGTGTAGGCAACCTGAGGCACACCAGCAACTTCAAGAATATGCTTGGTCATAATCTTGTCCATAGCCACACTTGAAGAAAGAACATTAGTACCCACATATGGCAATTTGAGGGTTTCGAGGAAACCTTGGATAGAACCATCCTCACCCATAGGACCATGAAGAACTGGGAATACCACAGCGCCTTCTTCATAAATATCGCTTGGTTTGATAGCCTGACTAGCCACAACTGTGTCATTAGTCATGAGCTTCTCGTCATCACCTGGTATTTCTGTAAATTCTTGTGTTTTAATAAAATCACCAGACTGAGTGATAAAGTAGGTTTTAACCTCAAATGCGCTGTAATCCACCGCACGCATAACACTCTCAGCTGAGAGCACAGACACTTCACGTTCTGCTGAACGTCCACCGTAGAGAAGGATAAGGGTTTGTTTAGACATAGGTATACCGTTTTCTTTTCTTGATTTTCTAGTCTCAATTTTGAGAACATAATTACTTTAATCATATCACAAAAGGAAGGGATTTTCAAAAAGATTATGGGCAGAAAAAAACAGCCTAAGAGCTGTTATTTTCCTGTCTTAAATTTCGTCACCAAGCTCGAACTTAGTGCCTTTGAGGGCACGTTTGAGAGACCACTTCCATGGTTTCCCTTCAATAGTGACTTGTTTGTTTTCGAGGTCAACTTGAACCTTGTCTACGCCTTTGACAGCAGAGAGTTTTTCGGTAACGGTGTTAACACAGCCTTGGCATTTCATTCCTGTAATGTTATATGTTTTTGTCATTTTTCTTTCTTCCTTTTCTTTAAATTGTTTTTTGATACACGTCTTAATTGATAGAGGGCATAAGCAATCGACACTTAGACTTTGCGACGTTTGAGGCGCAGAGCATTGAGGACGACTGAGACAGAGCTAAAGCTCATAGCCAGTCCTGCTATCATTGGGTCAAGAAGCGGGCCACCAAAGAGGTGGAGGACACCCATGGCCACTGGGATAGACAGGATATTGTAGATAAAGGCCCAGAAGAGGTTCTCTTTAATCGTTGTGATAGTTGCTTGACTAATTTTCAGAGCCTTAACGACATCCATGAGGTTTGGTTTCATAAGGACCATATCGGCACTTTCCATGGCAATATCTGTCCCTGAACCCATGGCAATACCGATATCAGCAGTCGCAAGGGCTGGGGCATCATTGATACCATCACCAACCATGATGACTGATTTTCCTTCTGCCTGAAGGTCGCTAATCACCCTAGATTTCTCTTGCGGAAGCACTTGACTGATAACACGCTTGATACCAACCTTTTGAGCGATGGCTTGGGCTGTTTGGTCATTATCACCAGTCAACATGATGACTTCCTTGCCCATTTGATGAAGAGCTGCCACCATATCAGCACTATCTGCTTTAACCTGATCAGCTACACCAAAAAGTCCGATTAACTTACTATCTTCAGCTAGGAAAATTGGTGTCTGACCATCAGCTGTCAAGCTTTGGAAATCAGCTTGTGCTGAAGTCAAGTCGACTTTTTCATCAGCCATAAGGGTTTGATTCCCAGCTAGATAAGTTTTTCCTGCATAGCTTGCAGTTAGTCCTCGTCCAGTCAAACTTGAGAAATTGTCCATCTCCAACAAGTCCAAGTTAGCATTTTCTGCTGCCACAAGGATGGCTTGACCCAAAGGGTGTTCGGACTTGGCTTCCAAGGATGCCAAAAGTTGCAAGGCTGCTCCGCTATTGCCATAAGAATAGCTAGAAACGAGCTGAGGTTTACCCTGAGTAATGGTTCCTGTCTTGTCAAAAACGAGGACATCAGCCTTATGAGCTAACTCGAGCACATCTCCACGCTTGTAGAGAATACCGTGTTCAGCACCAAGTCCTGTACCAACCATGATGGCTGTCGGTGTCGCAAGTCCCAATGCACATGGACAAGCAATAACCAAGACGCTGACTGCTACAGTCATAGCGAAGGTAAAGGTTTGTCCCATGATAAAGTACCAGAAGAGACCTGAAACAAGGGCGATAGCCATGACAACGGGAACAAAGACCGCTGACACCTGATCGGCAATCTTGGCAATAGGAGCCTTGGTTTGTTGGGCATCCTCAACCAATTTGATGATTTGGGAAAGCAAGGTGTCCTTACC
The DNA window shown above is from Streptococcus salivarius and carries:
- the copZ gene encoding copper chaperone CopZ, with amino-acid sequence MTKTYNITGMKCQGCVNTVTEKLSAVKGVDKVQVDLENKQVTIEGKPWKWSLKRALKGTKFELGDEI
- a CDS encoding D-alanine--D-alanine ligase, which gives rise to MSKQTLILLYGGRSAEREVSVLSAESVMRAVDYSAFEVKTYFITQSGDFIKTQEFTEIPGDDEKLMTNDTVVASQAIKPSDIYEEGAVVFPVLHGPMGEDGSIQGFLETLKLPYVGTNVLSSSVAMDKIMTKHILEVAGVPQVAYTVFIEGEDLEVAVAETLEKLTFPVFVKPANMGSSVGISKAENEAELRAAIDLALKYDSRILIEQGVVAREIEVGILGNTNVKTTDPGEVVKDVAFYDYQAKYIDNKITMDIPAHVPAEVMTQMRAYAAKAFRALGGCGLARCDFFLTEDGAIYLNELNTMPGFTQWSMYPLLWENMGLSYSDLIKELVDLGQEMFDKRESHLI
- a CDS encoding amino acid ABC transporter permease; protein product: MDWSIVQQYLPFYQKAFFLTLHIAVLGILGSFLLGLVVSVIRHYRVPILSQLSTAYIELSRNTPLLIQLFFLYFGLPRIGLVLSSEACAVVGLIFLGGSYMAESFRSGLEAVSQTQHEVGLSIGLTPFQVFRYVVLPQAVAVALPSFSANVIFLIKETSVFSAVALADLMYVAKDLIGLYYETDVALGMLVVAYLLMLLPISLVFSWIERRLRYAGFGLSGSSSGE
- a CDS encoding heavy metal translocating P-type ATPase gives rise to the protein MAKETFVVNGMTCASCVANVENAVNKLDGVDKAVVNLTTEKMSVDYAGDKVSPEAIEKAVADAGYEAEVYNPETAKSQEEREEDKIHKVRERLVWSSIFTVPLFYLAMGPMVGLPVPNFLSPHHAALTYALVLLVLTVPVMWLGRSFYSNGFRTLAKGHPNMDALVALATSAAFLYSLYGTYHISLGHAHHVHQLYFESVAVILTLITLGKYFETLSKGRTSEAIKKLMHLSAKEATVLREGKEVKLPVDKVVLGDHILVKPGEKIAVDGQVISGSSAIDESMLTGESLPIEKSAGKPVFAGSINGQGSLIYEAEKIGKDTLLSQIIKLVEDAQQTKAPIAKIADQVSAVFVPVVMAIALVSGLFWYFIMGQTFTFAMTVAVSVLVIACPCALGLATPTAIMVGTGLGAEHGILYKRGDVLELAHKADVLVFDKTGTITQGKPQLVSSYSYGNSGAALQLLASLEAKSEHPLGQAILVAAENANLDLLEMDNFSSLTGRGLTASYAGKTYLAGNQTLMADEKVDLTSAQADFQSLTADGQTPIFLAEDSKLIGLFGVADQVKADSADMVAALHQMGKEVIMLTGDNDQTAQAIAQKVGIKRVISQVLPQEKSRVISDLQAEGKSVIMVGDGINDAPALATADIGIAMGSGTDIAMESADMVLMKPNLMDVVKALKISQATITTIKENLFWAFIYNILSIPVAMGVLHLFGGPLLDPMIAGLAMSFSSVSVVLNALRLKRRKV